A DNA window from Deltaproteobacteria bacterium contains the following coding sequences:
- a CDS encoding type II toxin-antitoxin system PemK/MazF family toxin, which produces MSKQGEIYLVPIPFSDLSATKRRPVLILSNDEYNRSHPDCLVMAITSQIDPKNPYGVIFSKGDVSGNLPKESQLRADKVYSIHQRILIKRFGSLSPEKHQAAVSLLQGLLEGV; this is translated from the coding sequence ATGTCTAAGCAAGGAGAGATCTACCTTGTTCCGATCCCATTCTCCGATCTAAGCGCTACAAAGAGGAGACCGGTCCTGATTCTCTCCAACGACGAGTACAATCGATCCCATCCCGACTGTCTTGTGATGGCAATTACTTCTCAAATCGACCCTAAAAATCCTTATGGTGTCATCTTTTCCAAAGGGGATGTTTCGGGGAACTTACCTAAAGAAAGCCAACTCCGTGCCGACAAGGTTTATTCCATTCATCAGCGGATCCTGATCAAACGGTTTGGTTCTCTCTCACCCGAAAAACACCAGGCGGCGGTCTCTCTGCTGCAAGGCCTTCTGGAGGGTGTTTAG
- the polA gene encoding DNA polymerase I, translated as MDRLYLIDASGYIFRAYYAIRPLSTSKGLPTNALYGFTSMLLKLIREEKPDHIACVFDVSRKTWRNDKFPDYKANRAEAPADLIPQFPYFRKIARALNLPVLELENFEADDVIGTIAKKMEDKNLETIIVTGDKDMMQLVNQKITIFDSMKEKRIGIPEVRERFGVDPERVPDVLALAGDSSDNIPGVSGIGEKTAIKLLQEYGTLENLLKQSEKVPGKLGEKLRQYEKEALLFRELATIVTDAPIHFDFKNFKLQEPDGPALKELFTELEFHRLLSELAPEKTLSTKSYHLVIIDSEIEKLAKGLKNSGGFALDTETSDLDPMKASLVGLSFSYKRGEAYYIPVGHTQATHQLEWERVKKVLKPILEDPKIPKYAQNAKYDYEILRQHGVELQGLQADTMLAAYLLTPDGNHNLDLLSQTYLGHKITTFKEVVGTGKKQKSFAETDLSTACEYSCEDSDVCYRLVEILLPKLEEEKLEALFHEIEMPLLKVLAGMEMNGVKVDVDFLKKISKDYEKRMQGLEEQIHKKAGMDFNLNSTKQLQEVLFQKLKLPVVRKTKTGFSTDVDVLEELAKQHEVPRLLLEYRGMNKLKSTYLDALPELVNPETGRIHTSFNQAVAATGRLSSSDPNLQNIPIRTEEGRRIREAFIAEKGFQLLSADYSQIELRILAHLSQDPLLLQAFEKEDDVHRRTAAEIFGIPEKEVTDEMRNVGKTVNFAVLYGQSAYGLSQQLGIELAEAHNYIDNYFIKYQAVAAFKEKALAQARRDKKVRTLFGRLRHCPEIDSPNQNIRAMAERTAFNTIFQGTAADIIKKAMIEIQKKIENDFPNVKMILQVHDELVFEVPDKEIKRFSELVKKVMEGVVQLSVPLKVDVGVGANWAEAH; from the coding sequence ATGGACCGTCTCTACTTGATCGATGCCTCGGGTTATATCTTCCGCGCCTATTACGCGATTCGGCCGCTTTCGACCTCGAAAGGCTTGCCGACCAATGCGCTGTATGGTTTTACGTCGATGCTCCTCAAATTGATCCGTGAAGAGAAACCGGACCATATCGCCTGCGTTTTCGATGTCTCCCGCAAGACCTGGCGGAATGATAAATTCCCAGACTATAAAGCAAACCGCGCCGAAGCCCCGGCCGACTTGATTCCGCAGTTCCCTTATTTTCGGAAGATTGCGCGTGCCTTGAATCTGCCGGTTCTCGAGCTCGAGAACTTTGAAGCGGATGACGTGATCGGAACGATTGCGAAGAAGATGGAAGACAAAAATCTGGAGACCATCATCGTCACTGGCGACAAGGATATGATGCAGCTTGTGAATCAGAAGATCACTATTTTTGACAGCATGAAGGAAAAGCGGATCGGTATCCCCGAAGTCAGAGAGAGATTCGGGGTGGATCCGGAGAGGGTGCCGGATGTTCTGGCGCTTGCCGGTGATTCTTCTGACAATATTCCCGGGGTTTCCGGGATCGGGGAAAAAACAGCGATCAAGCTCCTGCAGGAGTATGGGACGCTCGAGAATCTGCTCAAGCAATCCGAAAAGGTCCCTGGAAAATTAGGAGAGAAACTGCGCCAATACGAAAAGGAAGCGCTCCTTTTCAGAGAACTTGCGACGATCGTCACCGATGCCCCGATTCATTTTGATTTCAAGAATTTCAAACTTCAGGAACCTGACGGGCCCGCGTTGAAGGAGCTTTTTACAGAACTTGAATTTCACCGACTCCTCTCGGAGCTCGCTCCTGAAAAAACACTTTCGACAAAAAGTTATCACCTCGTCATCATCGACTCCGAAATTGAAAAATTGGCCAAGGGACTGAAAAATAGCGGGGGCTTTGCGCTCGATACCGAGACATCCGATCTTGATCCGATGAAGGCGTCGCTCGTCGGTCTCTCTTTCTCTTATAAAAGAGGGGAGGCGTATTATATCCCTGTAGGCCATACTCAGGCGACGCATCAGCTTGAGTGGGAACGGGTGAAGAAGGTTCTCAAACCGATCCTCGAGGATCCGAAGATTCCAAAGTATGCCCAAAATGCCAAGTACGACTATGAAATCCTGAGGCAGCATGGGGTCGAGCTTCAAGGACTTCAGGCCGACACGATGCTCGCTGCCTACCTCCTGACACCGGACGGAAATCACAACCTCGACCTGCTTTCCCAGACCTATTTGGGACACAAGATTACCACATTTAAAGAGGTCGTCGGGACCGGGAAGAAACAGAAAAGCTTTGCCGAGACTGATCTCTCGACCGCCTGTGAGTACTCTTGCGAAGATTCTGATGTCTGTTATCGGCTCGTTGAGATTCTGCTCCCAAAACTAGAAGAGGAGAAACTTGAGGCTCTTTTTCACGAGATCGAGATGCCACTCTTGAAGGTGCTTGCCGGCATGGAGATGAATGGGGTGAAGGTCGATGTCGATTTCTTAAAGAAAATCTCGAAAGATTATGAAAAACGGATGCAGGGACTCGAAGAGCAGATTCATAAAAAAGCTGGGATGGATTTCAATCTAAATTCCACAAAGCAACTTCAGGAAGTTCTCTTCCAAAAACTGAAGCTCCCGGTTGTTCGGAAGACGAAGACCGGTTTTTCGACCGATGTCGATGTGTTGGAGGAACTCGCCAAACAGCATGAGGTGCCGCGCCTCCTTCTGGAATATCGGGGGATGAACAAATTAAAATCAACCTATCTTGATGCCCTTCCAGAGCTTGTGAATCCTGAGACCGGTCGGATCCATACCTCGTTTAATCAGGCGGTTGCGGCGACTGGTCGACTCTCATCGTCCGATCCGAATCTTCAAAACATCCCGATCCGGACGGAAGAGGGGAGGAGGATCCGTGAGGCGTTCATTGCCGAAAAAGGGTTTCAACTCCTTTCTGCCGATTACTCCCAGATTGAACTCCGGATTCTGGCCCATCTCTCTCAGGATCCGCTGCTGCTGCAGGCCTTCGAAAAAGAGGATGATGTTCACCGACGAACCGCCGCCGAGATTTTCGGTATTCCAGAAAAAGAGGTGACCGACGAGATGCGGAATGTCGGGAAGACGGTCAATTTCGCTGTCCTTTATGGGCAGAGCGCTTACGGGCTTTCACAGCAGTTGGGGATCGAGCTCGCGGAGGCGCACAATTATATTGATAATTATTTTATAAAGTATCAGGCGGTCGCTGCCTTTAAGGAGAAGGCGCTCGCTCAGGCGCGACGCGATAAAAAGGTTCGGACCCTCTTCGGTCGACTCCGTCACTGTCCGGAGATCGACAGTCCGAATCAAAACATCCGGGCGATGGCGGAACGGACCGCCTTCAATACGATCTTTCAGGGGACGGCGGCCGACATCATCAAAAAGGCGATGATTGAAATTCAAAAAAAGATCGAGAATGACTTCCCCAACGTGAAGATGATCCTTCAGGTCCACGATGAACTGGTCTTTGAGGTGCCTGATAAAGAGATCAAGCGGTTTTCAGAGCTTGTTAAAAAGGTGATGGAAGGGGTCGTTCAACTTTCTGTCCCGCTCAAGGTTGATGTTGGGGTAGGCGCAAACTGGGCCGAGGCGCATTAA
- a CDS encoding oligopeptide transporter, OPT family — translation MSNGPSPREMTFRAILLGSVLGIILAAANAYLGLYAGLTVSASIPAAVISMAILRGLLKTGTALENNLVQTIAASGETLAAGVIFTVPALVLTQSWHQFHFWPTTLIAMCGGLLGILFMIPLRRAIIVEEEELTFPEGTACAEVLKAGEGGSGGKTITIAILIAAAYKFFASGIALLQGGIETAFRVGQSLFYFGTESSLALISVGYIVGPNVAILQFLGGIITWIIAIPIYSSVVGIPPGDLVDASWSLWKNQIRYMGVGAMAVGGLWTIWSVRAGLRKGIKRIFGKRVLEEVVARTDQDLSRRYLLPLLLITMTLVFGLYRHLTGSIGVGLYATVLIVIATFFFVAVASYLVGLVGSSNLPISGMTICALLFSAALLHLAGIKGSLGVLAVLGIAGVACGACSSAADISQDLKTGQIVGSTPWKLQIGEVIGSIVPAFVIAPVLTVLHSSYGIGTAVRAGVKPLVAPQATLFAKLSEALFLGEGTLPMTFIYIGMGLAILFILLDNYLKKRNSSFRFYVMAVAMGLYLPFQISATIFLGGLLRKLLVRNNSSEGEGSRGVLIASGLIAGESLMGIIVAAMIFFGMNLPISVWDESGSPAWFSVGIFLIALLLFGFSVRKKK, via the coding sequence ATGTCTAACGGTCCATCACCGCGCGAGATGACCTTTCGCGCGATTCTGTTGGGTTCTGTCTTGGGAATTATCCTTGCCGCTGCGAATGCCTACCTCGGTCTCTACGCCGGCCTGACCGTCTCTGCCTCGATACCGGCCGCAGTGATTTCAATGGCGATCCTCCGAGGACTTTTGAAGACCGGTACGGCGCTCGAAAACAATCTTGTTCAGACGATTGCGGCGAGCGGGGAGACGCTTGCGGCCGGCGTCATCTTCACGGTACCGGCGTTGGTCCTGACTCAGTCCTGGCATCAGTTTCATTTCTGGCCAACCACATTGATTGCGATGTGTGGAGGGCTTCTGGGAATTCTTTTTATGATCCCGCTGCGACGTGCGATTATCGTCGAAGAAGAGGAGTTGACCTTTCCGGAGGGGACCGCTTGCGCGGAAGTATTAAAGGCGGGTGAAGGAGGGAGTGGGGGGAAAACGATCACCATCGCGATTCTGATTGCTGCTGCCTACAAATTTTTCGCCTCCGGTATCGCCCTTCTACAAGGTGGCATTGAAACAGCCTTTCGTGTCGGGCAGTCTCTCTTTTATTTCGGGACCGAATCCTCTCTGGCTCTTATTTCAGTCGGTTATATCGTTGGTCCTAATGTCGCGATCCTCCAGTTTTTGGGAGGGATCATCACCTGGATTATCGCGATCCCGATCTATTCATCGGTGGTCGGGATTCCGCCGGGAGATTTGGTGGATGCCTCGTGGAGCCTCTGGAAGAATCAGATTCGTTACATGGGGGTCGGCGCGATGGCGGTCGGAGGACTCTGGACGATCTGGTCTGTACGGGCGGGACTTAGAAAGGGGATCAAGAGAATTTTTGGCAAAAGGGTGTTGGAAGAAGTTGTCGCACGTACGGATCAGGATCTGAGCCGACGTTATTTGCTTCCACTCCTTTTGATAACGATGACGCTTGTTTTTGGTCTTTATCGACATCTCACGGGGAGCATTGGCGTTGGTCTTTATGCAACCGTTCTCATTGTGATCGCCACTTTTTTCTTTGTCGCGGTGGCGAGCTATCTCGTGGGACTGGTCGGCAGTTCGAACCTGCCTATTTCTGGAATGACGATCTGTGCCCTGCTTTTTTCTGCGGCCCTGCTTCATTTGGCTGGCATCAAGGGGTCATTGGGGGTTTTGGCCGTTTTGGGTATCGCGGGTGTTGCCTGCGGTGCCTGTTCGTCGGCGGCAGATATTAGTCAAGACCTGAAGACAGGACAGATTGTCGGCTCGACACCCTGGAAATTGCAGATTGGTGAGGTGATCGGTTCGATTGTGCCGGCGTTTGTGATTGCACCGGTTTTGACGGTCCTCCATTCTTCTTATGGAATTGGAACGGCGGTACGAGCGGGGGTGAAGCCTCTTGTGGCCCCCCAGGCAACCCTCTTTGCGAAGCTCTCCGAGGCGCTTTTCCTTGGCGAGGGAACACTTCCAATGACCTTTATCTATATCGGTATGGGTCTCGCCATCCTTTTTATCCTTTTGGATAACTATCTGAAGAAGAGGAATTCTTCTTTTAGATTTTACGTCATGGCGGTTGCGATGGGGCTTTATCTGCCGTTTCAGATTTCAGCGACGATCTTTCTGGGAGGTCTTCTTCGTAAACTTCTTGTGAGAAACAACTCTTCAGAAGGGGAAGGGAGTCGTGGGGTCCTGATCGCCTCGGGATTGATCGCCGGTGAGTCACTGATGGGGATTATTGTTGCCGCGATGATCTTCTTCGGGATGAATCTCCCGATTTCTGTTTGGGATGAATCCGGTTCCCCAGCGTGGTTCAGTGTAGGCATTTTTTTAATCGCCCTTCTCCTTTTCGGCTTTTCAGTTCGGAAGAAAAAGTGA
- a CDS encoding PAS domain S-box protein, with protein MKRHAHQVILILTLVPLVLVASFSYIKIREDLTDLTLGRFDSIAQLSANSLQRHFDSLKALGLSLATRVRFINLVNQGNWEEAVKIMEAVPKNFPYIDRILLADPKGVLMADVPPVPEVRGINFSHRDWYQGVSRNWEPYLSNAYRRTAAPQRNVIAVAIPIKTDDLEVVGILVIQIRLETLLEWSQAVTVGPKGFIYFVDREGKIAASPQYPPQEDLVDYSEVPVVQKVLRGERGVGVFFNPVENEERVSAYRPVEGYGWGVIAQEPTKFAFLHRNKGLRFVLIVYLFVFVLSLLLSFIIIRILSERERAVAVLRQSEEKIRLILQTAYDAFIAINREGRITEWNRQAELIFGWSLKEAIGRTLVETIIPPQYHEAHQKGLKHFLETGEGPVLNRRIELAALHRDGHEFPVEITIWPVKAGEHVYFNAFLRDISEKRRLEESEKRKTEELARSNQDLEQFAYVASHDLQEPLRMVSSYTQLLAKRYQLKLDKDADDFIGYAVDGAKRMQLLIHDLLEYSRVSADAKPFQPVEMGKVVRLVLDNLKMAIQEINAEMTFDPLPTVSGDEMQMARLLQNLIRNALKFRGKEPARIHISSEKKEDQWVFSVKDNGIGIEPAYFERIFQIFQRLHPRDKYPGTGIGLAVCKRIVENHGGKIWVESQKGSGATFFFSLPVIPLSEGEQDV; from the coding sequence ATGAAGAGGCATGCCCATCAGGTGATCCTTATTCTGACTCTGGTCCCTTTGGTGTTAGTCGCCTCTTTTAGCTATATTAAAATTCGTGAGGATCTGACCGATCTGACGTTAGGCCGTTTTGATTCGATCGCTCAATTGTCAGCAAACTCCTTGCAGCGGCATTTCGATTCTCTGAAGGCCTTGGGGCTCTCACTCGCAACGCGTGTGCGATTTATAAACTTGGTAAATCAGGGGAATTGGGAAGAGGCGGTCAAGATTATGGAGGCGGTCCCCAAAAATTTCCCTTACATCGATCGAATTCTTCTTGCCGATCCCAAAGGGGTTTTAATGGCTGACGTACCGCCCGTACCGGAGGTGCGAGGAATAAATTTTTCTCATCGAGACTGGTATCAGGGGGTCAGTCGGAACTGGGAACCGTATCTTTCCAATGCGTACCGACGGACCGCTGCCCCTCAGCGCAATGTCATCGCCGTTGCCATTCCTATCAAGACTGATGATTTGGAAGTGGTTGGCATTTTGGTCATACAGATCAGGCTTGAAACACTGCTGGAGTGGAGTCAAGCGGTGACGGTCGGGCCGAAGGGCTTTATTTACTTCGTCGACCGAGAGGGGAAAATTGCGGCAAGCCCGCAATACCCGCCTCAAGAAGATCTGGTCGATTATTCAGAGGTTCCTGTGGTTCAAAAGGTCTTGCGTGGAGAACGTGGAGTCGGGGTCTTTTTCAATCCGGTGGAAAATGAGGAGAGGGTATCCGCCTACAGGCCTGTTGAAGGGTATGGTTGGGGGGTTATCGCGCAGGAACCGACAAAGTTTGCCTTTCTGCACAGGAATAAGGGGTTGCGATTTGTTCTTATCGTCTATCTTTTTGTTTTTGTACTCAGCCTTCTTCTTTCTTTCATTATCATTCGGATCCTTTCTGAGAGGGAGAGGGCGGTAGCAGTGCTTCGCCAGAGCGAAGAAAAAATCCGACTCATCCTTCAGACCGCTTATGATGCCTTTATCGCGATTAATCGTGAAGGAAGGATTACGGAATGGAACCGGCAGGCGGAGCTCATTTTTGGGTGGTCTCTTAAAGAGGCGATCGGCCGGACGTTGGTAGAAACGATTATCCCCCCTCAGTATCATGAGGCGCATCAGAAAGGGTTAAAGCATTTTCTGGAGACGGGTGAAGGACCGGTCCTGAACAGGAGGATTGAACTTGCCGCCTTGCACCGTGATGGCCATGAGTTTCCGGTAGAAATTACCATTTGGCCCGTCAAGGCAGGAGAGCATGTCTACTTCAATGCCTTTCTTCGTGATATCAGCGAGAAAAGACGCCTCGAAGAATCGGAGAAGAGAAAAACAGAGGAACTGGCACGGTCAAATCAGGATCTCGAGCAGTTTGCCTATGTCGCCTCCCATGACCTTCAGGAGCCGCTTCGGATGGTTTCAAGTTACACCCAGCTTCTGGCCAAGAGATATCAACTCAAGCTGGACAAAGATGCCGATGACTTCATCGGTTATGCGGTGGATGGGGCGAAGAGGATGCAACTTCTGATTCATGATCTTCTTGAGTATTCTCGGGTCAGTGCTGACGCTAAGCCATTTCAACCTGTGGAGATGGGAAAGGTTGTTCGTTTGGTTCTCGACAATCTTAAAATGGCGATTCAGGAGATCAATGCCGAGATGACATTCGATCCTCTTCCAACTGTTTCGGGAGATGAGATGCAGATGGCCCGTCTTCTTCAAAACCTGATTCGGAATGCCCTGAAATTTAGGGGGAAAGAACCGGCTCGAATCCATATTTCTTCAGAAAAGAAAGAGGACCAGTGGGTCTTTTCTGTGAAGGATAACGGGATCGGGATCGAACCGGCATATTTTGAGAGAATCTTCCAGATCTTTCAGCGTCTCCATCCCAGGGACAAGTATCCGGGGACAGGAATTGGTCTTGCGGTTTGTAAGAGAATTGTTGAAAATCATGGAGGTAAAATTTGGGTCGAATCCCAAAAAGGAAGCGGAGCGACATTCTTTTTTAGTTTGCCAGTGATTCCACTTTCGGAAGGAGAACAAGATGTCTGA
- a CDS encoding nucleotidyltransferase domain-containing protein: MNYILNKKVLQERLLKLGFRSLSEFASKNKIHRNTLQNLLSGKSVFCASFQKIVSSLELDPLELIVPSSTTSHAPLKKMDELKTIIAHLVQANEKMAIVLIGSRAKGKEKKYSDWDLGIFGYPEPILDRAYLKLKGLVDEMSENLVWIVDLVNLNRAPIWFLENLDNKVIFLDGNQEAFAYLKGILDGIEKEKAA; encoded by the coding sequence ATGAACTATATTCTTAATAAAAAAGTCCTCCAGGAGAGGCTGTTGAAGCTCGGCTTCAGGAGTCTTTCGGAGTTTGCCTCTAAAAACAAAATCCATCGAAATACGCTCCAGAACCTCCTTTCTGGGAAAAGCGTCTTTTGCGCCTCTTTCCAGAAGATCGTCTCAAGCCTTGAACTTGACCCCCTCGAATTGATCGTCCCCTCTTCGACAACTTCACATGCGCCTCTTAAAAAAATGGATGAGTTAAAGACAATCATTGCCCACCTCGTTCAGGCTAACGAAAAGATGGCGATCGTCCTGATCGGCTCCAGGGCGAAGGGAAAAGAAAAAAAATATTCGGATTGGGATCTCGGAATTTTCGGCTATCCAGAACCGATCTTGGACAGGGCTTATTTGAAATTAAAAGGGCTTGTGGATGAGATGAGCGAAAATCTTGTCTGGATCGTTGACCTCGTCAATCTCAATCGTGCCCCCATTTGGTTTTTGGAAAACCTGGACAACAAGGTCATCTTCCTGGATGGAAACCAGGAGGCGTTTGCTTACTTGAAAGGAATACTCGATGGAATCGAAAAAGAAAAAGCTGCTTAA
- a CDS encoding FHA domain-containing protein — translation MVPKLTEKELRVSVNEKLLEEATKIQEEKKVLQDRAQKLETSRQGVSEAVYNRVKNDYFKKLEDLKNRMEGLKKDLDQELVTITEKKIQVEANLKLHVEEVEEAKLRHSLGEFPTEDYEKVAQGETEEIKRLEEALKEVRHHLERFEGLLETPSQKPAPVPMKPPPPPPPTPPKIEPKTSPTITEKKAAISESTAKVPLEEKKAAPSLVVMENGKVSEKIEVDHNIGIGRSPANDVVLKEPKVSRQHAQIQIDGDNYLLVDLNSSNGTYVGGNKITEHLLKPNDEIRIGKTTMVFKV, via the coding sequence ATGGTCCCAAAACTTACTGAAAAAGAGCTCCGGGTCTCCGTCAACGAAAAACTCCTCGAAGAGGCGACCAAGATCCAGGAGGAAAAGAAGGTCCTCCAGGACCGGGCACAAAAACTTGAGACCTCAAGGCAGGGGGTCAGTGAGGCGGTCTACAACAGAGTCAAGAATGACTACTTCAAGAAGTTGGAGGATCTCAAAAACCGGATGGAGGGGCTGAAGAAGGATCTGGATCAGGAGCTTGTCACGATCACGGAGAAAAAGATCCAGGTCGAGGCGAATCTCAAGCTTCATGTGGAAGAGGTGGAAGAGGCAAAACTCCGACATTCGCTCGGAGAGTTTCCAACAGAAGATTATGAAAAGGTCGCTCAAGGCGAGACGGAAGAGATCAAACGGCTCGAAGAGGCGTTAAAAGAGGTCCGTCACCATCTGGAACGTTTTGAAGGATTGCTGGAAACCCCATCGCAAAAGCCTGCTCCGGTACCGATGAAACCACCACCACCCCCTCCGCCAACGCCACCGAAGATCGAACCGAAGACCTCTCCGACGATTACAGAAAAGAAGGCCGCTATTTCTGAATCAACCGCCAAGGTACCGCTCGAGGAAAAGAAGGCGGCCCCCTCTCTCGTCGTTATGGAGAACGGAAAGGTTTCAGAAAAGATTGAGGTCGATCATAACATCGGCATCGGTCGCTCCCCTGCCAATGATGTCGTCCTCAAGGAACCGAAGGTTTCCCGCCAACATGCGCAGATCCAGATCGACGGGGACAACTATTTGCTTGTCGATCTCAATTCCTCAAACGGAACTTATGTCGGTGGCAACAAGATCACAGAACATCTCCTCAAACCGAACGATGAGATCCGGATCGGGAAGACGACGATGGTGTTTAAGGTTTAA
- a CDS encoding ribbon-helix-helix protein, CopG family — protein MIYKSYMARVMISIPDRLLKEVDAAAEATHRKRSEFFKELALRYLERFRGKDRFPDLEQAAMTSLDFWDNPIDDETWNHV, from the coding sequence ATGATATACAAAAGCTACATGGCAAGGGTGATGATATCGATCCCGGATAGGTTACTGAAGGAGGTTGACGCTGCAGCCGAGGCGACCCATCGCAAGCGGAGCGAATTCTTCAAAGAATTGGCTTTGCGTTACCTTGAGAGATTTCGGGGCAAGGACAGATTCCCGGATCTGGAACAGGCAGCGATGACGAGTCTTGATTTTTGGGACAACCCGATTGACGACGAGACCTGGAATCATGTCTAA
- a CDS encoding nucleotidyltransferase substrate binding protein, translating to MESKKKKLLKSAQNLEEALKQYRSHETELNFLTLTKAFEILIEYLWRELRMMVEDQGLEAASPKMAIKQAAKLNLISNPELWMESLEARNNSVHDYFGISEENYSSLAEELLKLVKKSGNLIS from the coding sequence ATGGAATCGAAAAAGAAAAAGCTGCTTAAGTCGGCCCAAAATCTTGAAGAGGCGTTAAAGCAGTACCGATCCCATGAAACGGAACTCAATTTTCTGACGCTCACAAAGGCATTTGAAATTCTCATCGAATATCTCTGGCGAGAGCTCAGGATGATGGTCGAAGATCAGGGGCTTGAGGCAGCTTCGCCGAAAATGGCGATTAAACAGGCGGCGAAACTGAATCTTATTTCGAACCCGGAGCTCTGGATGGAATCTCTTGAGGCGCGCAATAACAGCGTCCATGATTATTTTGGCATTTCCGAAGAGAACTACTCCAGTCTTGCAGAGGAACTTCTGAAACTTGTGAAAAAATCGGGAAACTTAATCAGTTAA